The DNA window CCCCGAGTTAAAAGGCCTTgatatgtctagatagccttgatacagtatgtctaatTTCCTTTGTAGCACCACTGATTggacttttgttttctttcttttcatattattacagtgcatgaaaatgcactgtactgttcttcctaggcttcttcaactttttattattcttcttctaacgcacgcaattcagcttgaaccgtttaacgtacaaacttcattcaaactttgttgcgtaggtcttgcttatgccatgtgtgctttgtatttttcaactttgtaacttttatactttttaaactattagttaaaaactattacaatttcccccatagacttaacattgctcattatgacatcacggcagcaattagaatgttaccccagctggtcagccacctgggcaccaactgtcagtttctctcaggctttacaatctctctgaagactacatattctgttcccctgtatcctctgcgcacaacagtatcaaaataagtcctcctaattccattcaactttatatccattcatcttcttcaaaccattcactcatccacccattctaaacagtctgcctatcaacatcaattagacgctctacattcaacttttaaacaatctactctgtctcaggctggctctcttaagactagccagttaaattgattacacctgtatctgtatccactactctcagtagagagctgtgtgtctccattctacaagaatataaggcacattccatccaacattttatccattcatcttcttcagaccattcactcatccacccattaaactgtctatcaacatctattaaacaatctatcaacatccattaaactctctgtctatcaacattaattagactatctacattcaacttttaaattatttactctgtctcaggctttaagagtactctgactagccagttaaattgattacacctgtgtcaactactctcagagagctgtatcagtgtctctcttaacaagaatataaggcacattccatccaaccttctatccattcatcttcttcagaccattcactcatccacccattaaactgtcaatcaatatctattaaacaatctgcctatcaacattaattagactatctacatacaacttttaaagtatttactgtgggtccctctcaagcagcgtttatatgtcctccctcgctcctcgatcctcaatgatctacataaagaaagatagaagaagggctagactatcccattgttgccgctccatcattctttatgtagatcagtgaggagcgagagaggacgcgtgaacgctatatgagaggcaccttctgtctcaggctttaagcatacaatctcattaagactacagatcctgtttcactacgtcctctgtccacaactgtttcaaaataaaggtcctcactgcaataatacactattaaatcatttaaccattgaaactactcaactattgaactgttcaaccattccaactgtcagttatcatccactatgcctccagtcaactacatgaaacctccatgtacctagcaaccaacatagcaaccattaaaattaagtgtttatgaccgtttccatagcaaccaacatgattatactgcagtaacttcttgtttgctgatagtggccaccatggataccctagcaacaaatgtttcaaaataaaagtcctcactagcaagttagcatagttagcattgttagcatagttagcatttttagtataactgcaaaaaatcatcaactaagttagctaatcaacctggttagcattgttagcaaatttagcattgttagcatagttagcatttttagcattactgctagaaatcatcggttaagttagctaatcaacctggttagcattgttagtaaagttagcattgctagcataataagcattttagcgtaactgctagaaatcattagctaagttagctaatcaacattttaacatgaatagaaatcattagttaagttagaactggaacgtttcatctttaaaacgtctaccttcacactatcaactctctgtaaactatgcaaccaccatgtttaccctagctacaccttagtaaccatatctacattatctatctatttttgcattttcatgcactggtaattccttggaattgcatttctagttttatttGTTGTATCTCACTTGGGGTATTTGATCGGTTAGTAAACACATGTGGCTGTATACTTGTTAGGTGctcaataaaaataaataggctacatcTAAAAGTCATCAGTCACATGTTTTCATGGGGATTACAGCCTTGACCCGGGGCTTCATATGGCACGCGCCTTTCTGCTTGGCACAAACAAAGAGAACGTCAGGAAAAcctctagcctagaaatctagacgcaccctagtggcaaaatagtttggcttgccaggctagagaACCTCCACTCTCGAGAAACATTCTGAACTGCTTGCAGTTCCTAGTCTGGTTCCACGTGAGGGTGCTCGCTAGtaagtgcagaatgaatggaggtttATGGAGCTGTACCCCTAAAATTCTGCTTTCCTCAGGATGTAATTTTTTGTCTAGAAATTGGAATGTGGCGTTCGAAAGGGGGGAGACTAAGAAAATACACACTGCTGAGAATTATATTTTTAAGTCACTCATTTGTTcttaaaagcctttcaaacgtgtcaatgatgtcattcattagcagaatTCTAGGGTGTTTTAGGCACGACCCAACCTGTAGGAAATCAAAAGGCCATAGGGTAGAGTGGGGGGAAATGCCCCCCTTAAGGAAAATGTGGCAttactgtgaaaacaaaagctaaatgtgttctgaattatTATCATGGTTATACGTGGCAATGACATTCATTATAACCAACTAAACTGCCTAGACTTTATATTTCATTAgatttttaacaaaaataaaatgtaggctatacaaagGGGGCCCACCCTCATGGGTGGGGTAAAATGCCCCCTCCTAAAAAAACTATTTGCGTCATACATTAATAGCCAAATCAACAGACAAGCTGTTAAGCAATAAATTAATTGTAAGATACTATATCTAATTCATAGATTAGGTTTACCAGCAGGCTGCAGCCAAATTGCACCTTACCTTAGCCTAcctaacatagcctacactcctTAACTGACTACAGAAAATTACTACATTTTACTATGAGATCAGTCTTCCTTCAACTACGTCGCGAGCGTAAACTTCATagtggatatatgtgtgtcccCGTAGTCAAAGGGATGCAGAGCAACAGTACAAAATATAACTTGATTATGCATCGAGTGATTATTATGGGAGAAACAGGCGGGGGGCGTTCTCCCTCACTCTCGTTCTTTGAACCCTCAACCTATAATCCATATTGACCTTTCAAAAACTTCCatcggtactttggggttaactgtaaccatttttgaggccgtttaaaacgtgcatcaaatcacacaatttggtcgttttgggtgtcgtagcgtgtaataaaggtcgtcaacaatcaaattgactacttttaaaattaatttgaagagtttaagaggagagttcatggttttcttctagcttgggtaagcagcaggaggatagaatttagcaattgctgccaacataggctagcctactgtcaaaaacatccttgtgtgcggatgacggtctgattcaagcaggagggtagaatttggcgaatttggcggcagctgctgccaaaatactgtgggggaaaaacatccttgcggttttgacaccacataataaactcaacaaggtagcccaggtgctggcgagccgtacctctgcggacctggtttctccacactatacttttgccccggccgcaatcgctgccaatccttcttctcctcctcttcagatgaagaaataaaaaagaacgagtcgatttgacaattacaacttttcttacaatccctccaacaggccaccgccaacaagacaggctcagcagcctcatacaactgtagcctactgtgttgctacgggacccgacgtcagcggataggctactatgagcgcgattggcaagacaactagaaattcttcttttaaactcttaaaacgaatgaaaaaagtagtcagtttgatcgtcgacaacctttattacaacccacgacacccaaaacgaccacattgtgtgatttggtgcgttttcaacagcctcagaaaatggttacagttaaccccaaagtacccttCCATCAAATATTCGATTTCTCAACGACAATCAGGTGAAAGGGACAAATGTAAAGGTCTAGCTCCATAGACCCCCGTTGTTTTGCACTTACTCGCGATCGCCCCCAGCGGAACTACAACAAATTGCAGGTATTCTGGAGTAAATAGGGAGTGAACTGTCTCTCCATAACGGGACACAACTAAAGGCGGCAGGCTATAACACTGTGGCTTGTCAGGAAGAGCATAATGTTGTATTTAGACAACGTGACTTTAATAAATAGATATGAATAACACATCAACATAGATTAATCAGTTGATTTGCTAACTCCCaaattaggctacagttaaAGAGTCATTGTTTTTTCGCTGCATCTTGCTGTCAAGGTGGTCGCGACAGGAAGGTAGGCTTAAAACGCACACTTTGTAAAGTTTTTATAACCTTTTGAAACAGTTACAATGTTTGCAATACATCCATTTGTTGAGAAcctcaccacactaccacaAAAGTTTCATTGGACATTGTCAGTAGGCtagagtaggcctagtgaaaaaaataatttgtttttgacgtgtgtctttgtcttttgcACTTTGGACAATTTGGTGTTAACGCAAACGATTGTCTTGCTCAAAAACTGTACCGATTATTTACGCTCTCAAACAACTGTTTGAAACGAGACTGAAATTGAAAGCGTTATTCAGTTTCGATTCCACCTTAAATATTGCAATCTACTACCGCCAGGGAGCAGTGTTGACCTAATTTCGGAGATGGCAGGCTTTCGCTAGCCAAGCAGCAGCAGACGATCAggcactcctcactcctcaaaGACTTATAAGAGGTTTTTCCCCTGGTGACTCCATTATCGAATCCTAATCGAATTATGAATGTATCTTACAACAATCAATAGATAtttcacttctgtgtgtgtgtgtgtgtgtgtgtgtgtgtgtgtgtgtgtgtgtgtgtgcaaagtggCGCATTGACCTTGGCCTCAGAGGTCCCCTCAGGGATGTATTAAATCAGCTGTCTGTTTTGACTTTGTACTATAATGACTTTGGTGCAATATTGCCATAACAATCGTACAGCTACGGTCTTGGCTGATACGGCCACGTAAGGGTTAATGAAAAAAGTAAATGTGCTGCAAGTATAGCCTGCACTTTAGTCCACCGCTTACTTTCACAATATGCTTTCAGTTCCTGTAAATTATCATCACCTGGGtttttgacctgtgtgtgtgtgtctgtttgtgtgtgtgtgtgtgtgtgtgtgtgtgtgtgtgtgtgtgtgtgtgtgtggtgagtattTAGGCTTCATCTCTTAGCAGCTGTTCTCACTCTGCTCTGGCCTGACAGACATCATGGCCATCATCATGAAACTCattggcctgctgctgctgggtcttGCCTCAgtggtggagggagaggtggtCAAACATTTTAGTTCCTCTTGTCCAGAGTTCTTTATCAAGAACCAGAATAACAATCCCGTCATTCCAACTGTACCCCTACCATCCGACGTCTCGAGGTACAAACAGATTTGCCAGAAGTACACCAGCAAAAGGGGTAGCGCACAGCCACATTGGGTGCCGGTAAAAGGCACATGCACAAGCAACGAGAAAGAGTGTACGCCAGTAGACGAACTACTTAGCTTCTTGTCTGAGTTGGACCAGAATTACAATCCCGTTACTCCAATTGCACTGCTCCACGACATCCCGAATGATCAGTTTTGCCAGAAGTACAACAGCAAAAGGAGCAGCGCAAAGGCACAGGGCATATTAATTAAAGAGACACTCTCTAACAataagaaagagtgtgtggcaGAAAAGGAGCTATCTAGGAGCTCCTGGTCCAGGAGCTGCACACGGCCACTGTGGTTGATGTCAAGAGAAACATGCTGTACCAATGagaaagactgtgtgacagAAGAAGTGGCCTGGCTACCTGCGAACCTTAAAACTGACCTGGAGAACGATGCTTTAAACcatgtgcgtgagagagatgCGCGCTATGCTAACGAGAAAATGACTCGGAAAGACTTCGAGGTGTATGTGAGATACGGGGCTCACACGGACACTGACAAGAGCAACAAACTTACAGGCTACCGATACGCGACCCTCTACGACACCCACTACAGAATTCCGGTATACTCTGCCTACCTGTACACGGGCTATGCCCCCACCAAGAGAACAACTTCTTGGATGATTGAGCCTcaggtgtgtttgctgtgttttcTGTTAGTCACTTATTTGGAATGGAAGTGTACTGTGGCCATTGTAATCATTAGACATTGTTTATGAGaccttttctttttaaaatgttgttcTTTATTGTAGACAGTgcaaatgtgtgttgtgtatgctctgtgttctgtggtttgcatagtgtgtgagtgcatacacGCCTTACAAAAATcactgtggagtgtggagtgtgcatatgtgcatgtgaaatCTGTGCGAAGATGACAGAGtgctaaacaaaaacaaattcttCCTTATTTGACTCTCTTCTGCCCTCCTGTGTCTCCAATTTGAAATTGCAGCTTGATGGATTCTCACAAGAGGAAATGACCAGAGAAGAAGATGCGGGTGGGCGAGTGGGCTTAAAGCAGGCTGTGAATAAGGACTTCACAAACACAGGTTACGAGAAGGGACACCTGTACCCCCGTTGTCAAAACTGTGATCAAGACCAGGCAGAATCCACTTTCACCCTCACCAACGCTGCTCCACAGACAGCCCAAGATAACAAACGGTGGTATAACCAGGTGGAGAAGAAAATAGCTCAGAGAATGTTAGAAAAGTGTAGCGAAAGAACAGCCCATGTTGTGACCGGGGTCGTTCCAGGGAACAGGAATCTTCTGCAAGATGATTTATCAATATTTTTTGACTTTGGACATCCTGGCTTTAATATTGATAGAGTGAGAGTAGCTAGTCACTTCTGGTCAGCCTTCTGTTGTAAAGACAGGTACAACCAGAACAGGTTGATATCAGAGGGCTACATCTTAGAAATGAAAGGGGATGGGAGCGCAGAGGCTGTGTATCAAACACTAAATAATCTTAATCGTGATCTTGCAATTAAGTACATCTCCTCCAGCTTTCAGGTGTTTGGGTCCATTCAAGGCTGTTCTTAAAGTCCAGATCCctaatacacacgcacgcacacacagctagcatgcagtacaaggatacaaggatgtttatttgtcacatgcatatgattacaaatgtaaagaatgcagtgaaattgtcagttgcCTGAAAGGTTGGTTCAATTTCCGGCACTACCACGCACTTATACAATGGAATTGTGACAGTGTAATCctttgtaatatagttgacgtAAGTCAtcttggacaaaaaaaaagtgctaaatgcaatgtgatgtaatgtaatgttgcccacacacacgcgcacacacacacacacacacacacacacacacacacacacacacacacacacacacacacacacacacacctgtagatgTTCATAAACACATCTCTACTCACAACGCTGCACTGTGACTTGTATAGAATTATATACTGTGACCTCGATATACCGTACAATTTTAATAAAAGTGTTCCAAGTGTTCTAACTAAGTGAGATTGCttgtgttatgtttgtgtgtttctctctctctctctctctctctctctgtgtctgtttgtttgtgtctaatTATGTAAATGTCCAGCTCCACAGACACTTCCGAGACAGTAATGGAAAAGAACGACTTTAGAACGTGTAGAaccatatctacagtatagctgctttcagacacaACCTCTGCAGTACATGCGGAGCTTTGTCAAACGGAGGTCTGACCCTTCAGGTGATTCAGACATTATCCTAACCTGCGGACCTTCCCAATTgaaagcctttattgtcattagaCACAGTACAATGAGATTTAAAGAGCATCTCCTTAAAAGTGCACCAAAATATAAAAGACTGTACAATGAAAACATAAATCTACagtaagaaacacaaacacaaatgaatgtTCAGATAGGCCTATACGGCCCAACCGTTTAACATCTGCAGAGCAGCCGGACTTACACGAAGGTCTCTGAAAGCAGCTTATGTGTCCAACAACTTCAGACTGACTTTGCCCACTGACCCATCCAGCTAAGTTACACACCCAGTGAATGGATATCTGTACAATGATAATTGGGTTTATGAAAACGTTGGTTTAGTTTCAATATTCATTCCTTTGCAGTACTCCTGTAAGTGACCTAATGTGGCtagcagtcccccccccccccccccccccctcctctgtgtgtgtgtgtgtgtgtgtgtgtgtgtgtgtgtgtgtctgatcttccACAGGTGCTGGGGGAAAACAGTCTGCAGCACTGTGTGGCCACCTGGCAGTTCCTTACCTGTTGGAAATCAAGaaaggacaggtgtgtgtctgtgtgtgtgtgtgtgtgtgtgtgtgtgtttgtgtgtgtttgtgtgtgtgtgagaaagagagagagagagagagtgtgtgtgtgtgtgtgtgtgtgtgtgtgtgtgtgtgtgtgtgtgtgtgtgtgtgtgtgtgtgtgtgtgtgtgtgaggctgcagAGTCATTATGACGTAGTCATTACCTCACTCATTACAAAAGAAATGGATGCTACCTCCATAATAACACCAACCCCCTCTGGCATCCATAACAAAAGAGAGTGGGGTTGACATGAATGGCACACTTCCAACTGTGACaagtgagaagagagaagccAGACTTCTGAAGGAGAAGGCATGAGTCATATACTCACCTATACAATGGGTATCGCCATAGTGCAAGAGCCTGTGTGTATTGATACAGCGTTGTATCAATTTAGGCCTTTGGACAATGGCAGACTGTCACTGTTTGCTGTAACAAATAGTTTG is part of the Sardina pilchardus chromosome 22, fSarPil1.1, whole genome shotgun sequence genome and encodes:
- the LOC134070036 gene encoding uncharacterized protein LOC134070036, with translation MAIIMKLIGLLLLGLASVVEGEVVKHFSSSCPEFFIKNQNNNPVIPTVPLPSDVSRYKQICQKYTSKRGSAQPHWVPVKGTCTSNEKECTPVDELLSFLSELDQNYNPVTPIALLHDIPNDQFCQKYNSKRSSAKAQGILIKETLSNNKKECVAEKELSRSSWSRSCTRPLWLMSRETCCTNEKDCVTEEVAWLPANLKTDLENDALNHVRERDARYANEKMTRKDFEVYVRYGAHTDTDKSNKLTGYRYATLYDTHYRIPVYSAYLYTGYAPTKRTTSWMIEPQLDGFSQEEMTREEDAGGRVGLKQAVNKDFTNTGYEKGHLYPRCQNCDQDQAESTFTLTNAAPQTAQDNKRWYNQVEKKIAQRMLEKCSERTAHVVTGVVPGNRNLLQDDLSIFFDFGHPGFNIDRVRVASHFWSAFCCKDRYNQNRLISEGYILEMKGDGSAEAVYQTLNNLNRDLAIKYISSSFQVFGSIQGCS